The Candidatus Mycolicibacterium alkanivorans genome contains a region encoding:
- a CDS encoding PH-like domain-containing protein: MNTGTAVATFVFALFIVVIIGAVIRRMMRGWRNRALRQSELLGQFPPLPDMLGPATVAPTRGLYVGSTLGGDWLDRIAVGDLGYRSKAVLTRYPEGILLERSGATPIWMPQESITAVRTERALAGKVIPGRGEAESAGMLAIRWRLLSGTEINTGFRGDDRGEYARWIGEAV; encoded by the coding sequence CATCGTCGTGATCATCGGTGCGGTGATCCGCCGGATGATGCGCGGCTGGCGCAACCGCGCGCTGCGGCAGAGTGAACTGCTCGGCCAGTTTCCGCCGCTGCCGGACATGTTGGGCCCGGCCACCGTCGCGCCCACCCGCGGGCTGTATGTGGGCAGCACTCTCGGCGGCGACTGGCTGGATCGTATCGCCGTCGGGGACTTGGGATATCGATCGAAGGCGGTGTTGACCCGCTATCCCGAGGGCATCCTGCTGGAGCGCTCGGGGGCGACTCCGATCTGGATGCCCCAGGAGTCGATCACGGCGGTACGTACCGAACGGGCGCTGGCCGGCAAGGTGATCCCGGGCCGGGGCGAGGCCGAGTCGGCGGGGATGCTGGCGATCCGCTGGCGGCTGCTCTCGGGCACCGAGATAAACACCGGATTTCGCGGCGACGACCGCGGCGAGTACGCCAGATGGATAGGAGAGGCAGTGTGA